AGTTTAGGGAGGAGGTGAAGGCTGGAACCTCCACCGCTTTGGTGTTAGATTTGTCATATCCGTGAATCTGGAAGAGCCTCACTGGAGGATCAGGCTCGGCACTTCCCTTCCTGGAAGTCCCGCCctagagagagggagaaaagcagagcCTGGATCTAAGGTGCACCGTGTGCGCGGAGCACTGGGCTAGCCCTTGTGGGGAACAGGGATGTGCCTGACACCGTCTTTGCCCTGGAGGAGCTTCTGGGCTACCTGGGAGAGGCCGAGCTGAGCTGGAGTTCTGGTGCCAATATTAGCTTTCATTCTGAGACCTCGGGTGCTGGCGCCTTACCTACATCATTCTATGGACCCTCACAATTATTCTGTGAAGTGGGTATTATTGTCCCACagtatagatggagaaactgaggcttagaaagctGGCTGGTAAATGACAAGGCTAGGACTTGACCACAGACTTGTGTATATCAAACACGTGACATCATACATCCCTGGTAGTGCTTCTCCAGGGCTTCCTGGGAGAAGTGGGACTCGAGTTTGGAGGGGCACATTCGGTCGGGGCAGTGGACAGGGAACGAAATGGCAAATGTGAGGTCTGATGAGGAAACCCACCTGACTGCAGTGAGTGTAGGTTAGGGAGCTGAGGGGAATGCCCCTGTACAGGTAATATGGATCAGATTATAAAAGACCTTGAACACGAATTAGGCAGTAGTTTGGACTTGAAGCCCTAGGCAGTTGGGATTCACTTCAGTGTCTTAGAGAGATTCCCCTTCTTATCTGCGTCTACCCCAGCCCcgctcccacccctcctctcctctcctgtagCCCCCTACTGTAATTTTAGCTGACGGGCTCTCACCTCAAAGATaaccagctttcctttgaagatGGCCATGAAGTGACGTGGCTCCTTCCCCATGGTAACCCGAACCTGTACAGGGGCCCCGTCAAACTGCCGATCCACCTCCACCGCCTGGTATGCCGAGGCTGCCAGCTCATCCTGTGAGGCGTGGCGGCCCTGCAGTGGTGAGAGGGGTGCCGTGGGTCCCTGCTATCCCTGGCCCAAGCTCAGTGGCCAGAGGAAGCGCCAGGACCCAAAGCTGAGAGCCTGCCCCAGGCCTACCTGCCAGATGTACAAGATGTAATGTGGCTTCCCGTTCATCTCGTACGTGTAGAGAACCAGATAGCAGTCTCCCCCATAAAAGAAGCCGTACCACTTGCACTCCACGGGGACCAGCTCCAGGTTTTCAATCCTCCACACCTGAGCATAGAAGGAGACACAATTTCCAAGAGCTGAGAGAAGCACCTGAAGGGAACTGGGCCATGATTAGCAGAGAATCCAGGTGGGTGAGGCGCTAACATCCACTCAGAGTACCCTCCCCTGCTCTGGTGCTGCGTTCCCAGTGGTGAGGGCTTTATCACATTTGCGTGATTTGAATCCTGAGCACTGGATTGTCCCTGGTCAGGTGCATCCCCATCATGGCTCAGAGACTATTTGAATATATCTGCCAGGTGAGTCACTGGTAGCACACTGGGTACCTACCTTTCACTTCCCTGAAGAATTGTGGGGAAACCCTGCAGACTCCTAGAGAATGAGGTGCCAGGGGTGAAAAGGAAGACAAAGCAGACACAGAATCACCTGCCGCCTCCTCTGTGGCGGAGCAGCCAGGAGGGCCAGtgccccctgcctgccctgaGAGTGAATCACCGGGCTTACCTCAGCTTTTCCGTGGCCATCGTCGACCATTCTTTCCTGGGCTGCTACCTCTGGTTTGCTGTGCAGCAGGGTCACATCAAATTTATCCTGGAAAACTTTAGCTGCAGAGAAGGGGTTAGGAGAAGCCAAGTGAGTGAAAAGCATGTCTGCCTGCCTTTCTGGAGAGTCCCAGCAGTGAGAAGGCGATCTGGGGGCAACTGTACCGATTTTACCGATGCTAAACGTTTTCCCCAGGCCCACGGTCTGGTCCTTCACCGACCACTTCTGAAACAGCTGCTTGAACATGGCTGACTCGGCACCGTCGCTGACGGTCTCCACGTTGGTGCTGCTAGGGTAGCCCTTCATCTTGATGAAGTTCTgtggacaccccccccccccaccgccgaGAGGCAGGTCAGTCAGGGAACGCACTGGGTTCTTTGCTTGGCTGCTGACTCACCCCTTTGAAGCCAGCTGGTAGGATTGCTCCCTTCTAGGAGTCAGAGTCAAATCCTGACTCACCTCTGTCCAGGGACCAAGTTACCTGCTCAAGGAAGGGACTGAGCAGAACATTTTGGCATCTTTTTGTTGTCCTGTCATgattgttactgattttttttttttttgcaagatcCTCTATACTATGTTCCTTCATCAATCCTGTTCCCTACGGACTTTGTATCACCCTCATTTCCTAATTTTTGCTTTGCACGTGCATCCTGCTTGTTCGTCTGCCTGGGTTTGCACAACAgcataagctccttgaggacagggccAGTGACCTTGACGTGGGCTATCCCCTTCAATAGTAAAGCCACCTTTATCGAGCAgatgtgtgtgccaggcactgtgcagagCACTTTGCAAGTGTTATTTGATCCTCACAAGAGCCCCAGGAGATGGCATCAAACCTGGACTTGAATCCCAGCTTGTCTGTCTGACTTCGAAGTCCACATATGTCACTGCGATGTTATACACACTAGTGCCTTGTGGCCCTCTGAGCACGTGTGAAGTGTTACTGACAATTTTGGGGACAGTACTACACATCTGTAGCTCCTACCAGGGCTTTAGACATGGCTGTCTGTTTCTCAGCCTTCGAGGCTCCTCTTCCTTTCCACACATAGATCTTGGTTCCACTTTGGTCCAGGATGTAGCAGTCCTGAAGCAGTCAGTCAGGGAGAGAAGTGGTTAGCTGTCCAAGACCATAAGGAAGGCCCTTCCCCAAGGCCCGCCTCTGAGGCGTGGTCCGGCCCCACCAAGCCCCGCCCACCCAAGCTCTACTTACGTCGTGGTTCAGTAAGTCCTGCGCCAGAGGCCTCGCTGCTACCTCCACGGCCGCCAGCTGCCCGGCTGAGTCTGAGacactggagaggggagaggttaGCCTGAGACGTGAATCGCCAGGCTTACCTCAACTCTTCTACAAAGCTTCTCGTCGTCAGCTGGGTATTTCCCTAGCTTTGTCTTTGTATGGCGTGTCAGGGTAGAGCTTGACATCTTACGACGGGCATGGCTTGAATGCAGACAGAAATGTGATGGACTCCGTTCTCTGGAGGAGActtttgtgtctctctctcctgaacATTATCCCATCCATATCCCTGGGCATGTAGAGACCCAAGTAAAGGAAGGTCCAGAGACCAGGAAGAGTTGCTAACAAGAATAGATGGTAGCTGCCTCCTTGAGTGGGGAACACCGAGCTCCTTGcagaagctgcattttaaaaagactgaaagaagccaggcacctgcaccccaaatgAGGAGCCCAGTAGAAGTGCCTGGTTTCTGGGGGACCCCATCCCCCTACTCCAGCTTCTAGCCAGCAGCTAGAAGCTACTCACTGATACAATGTGATGTTTGATTTCTGCTGCTGATCTATGATCTCGTCGGGGACAGCAGGCTTGATAACGGAGCGTTGGCCGAGGGTATCCTGAAGGACCTTCATCAGCTCCGGGCTGGCTGCCTCCTTGTCTCCCTCGATCACTCCTATTTCAGCTCGGCCTCCTCGCTCCCTGTCCCGAATATCCTTTGCCAGAAGCATAGCCTGTAAAGAAGACCGAGGAAGCACTCAGCTTCTGGAGGAGCAGCCTGGATCCCAGACACAGGAATTATCTGATGCTGAGGAGCCCGGGCGAGTCCCAGACTGGTGCACTTGGCTTGTCTCTGAAGCAGATGCTACTCAGAGGCAGGGGTCCCGGCTTGAAGGGCAGGGAAGAGCCggtgaggaaggaagaaggaaagggcacCGAGGAAGAGAGGGGAGCCCGGAGGAGGAGTGAGCTGCACCTTCAGGCGCTCCCCACTGTTGCTCTCTGGGCCGTTCCACTGGATGATGACCTTCCCGAGGTCCAGCAAGAAGACGTCACCTTGGTTAAAACTGTCCCAGCTCATTTCCACCTGCAGAGGAGACGGAGACGTTACTAGGAGGAGTTCTGAGGTGCTGGGTGGAGAGGCCCTGGGACCAGGACAGACAGGGTCAGGACTTACCTCGGTGGCCCTaatgtttctcttccccttcacaTGTAGCAGCCGCTTCACGTCGTAAGTGTTGGTCTCCACGTGCTTCATCCCAGAGGCCACACCCCCCTTCTTGTAGCTGAGGGAACACCATTCggttatttactgagcatctgctatgtgctgGGTACTGGGGAGACAGC
This sequence is a window from Camelus ferus isolate YT-003-E chromosome 12, BCGSAC_Cfer_1.0, whole genome shotgun sequence. Protein-coding genes within it:
- the AVIL gene encoding advillin isoform X5 yields the protein MSLSSAFRAVGNDPGIITWRIETRRVGSLLSQDIHFWIGKDSSQDEQSCAAIYTTQLDDYLGGSPVQHREVQYHESDTFRGYFKQGIIYKKGGVASGMKHVETNTYDVKRLLHVKGKRNIRATEVEMSWDSFNQGDVFLLDLGKVIIQWNGPESNSGERLKAMLLAKDIRDRERGGRAEIGVIEGDKEAASPELMKVLQDTLGQRSVIKPAVPDEIIDQQQKSNITLYHVSDSAGQLAAVEVAARPLAQDLLNHDDCYILDQSGTKIYVWKGRGASKAEKQTAMSKALNFIKMKGYPSSTNVETVSDGAESAMFKQLFQKWSVKDQTVGLGKTFSIGKIGTVAPRSPSHCWDSPERQADMLFTHLASPNPFSAAKVFQDKFDVTLLHSKPEVAAQERMVDDGHGKAEVWRIENLELVPVECKWYGFFYGGDCYLVLYTYEMNGKPHYILYIWQGRHASQDELAASAYQAVEVDRQFDGAPVQVRVTMGKEPRHFMAIFKGKLVIFEGGTSRKGSAEPDPPVRLFQIHGYDKSNTKAVEVPAFTSSLNSNDVFLLRTQTEHYLWYGKGSGGDERAAAKALAGFLCDGTESTVAEGQEPAEFWDLLGGKTPYANDKRLQQEILDVQPRLFECSNKTGRFIVTEITDFTQDDLNPGDVMLLDTWDQVFLWIGAEANATEKERALATAQEYLLTHPGGRDAGTPILIVKQGFEPPTFTGWFLAWDSHIWSAGKSYEQLKEELGDAAAIIRITAGMKDTTLSLNSEPKYYPIEVLLKNQNQELPEDVNPAKKENYLSEQDFVSVFGITRGQFAALPGWKQLQMKKEKGLF
- the AVIL gene encoding advillin isoform X3, with translation MFQAQEDSSMSLSSAFRAVGNDPGIITWRIETRRVGSLLSQDIHFWIGKDSSQDEQSCAAIYTTQLDDYLGGSPVQHREVQYHESDTFRGYFKQGIIYKKGGVASGMKHVETNTYDVKRLLHVKGKRNIRATEVEMSWDSFNQGDVFLLDLGKVIIQWNGPESNSGERLKAMLLAKDIRDRERGGRAEIGVIEGDKEAASPELMKVLQDTLGQRSVIKPAVPDEIIDQQQKSNITLYHVSDSAGQLAAVEVAARPLAQDLLNHDDCYILDQSGTKIYVWKGRGASKAEKQTAMSKALNFIKMKGYPSSTNVETVSDGAESAMFKQLFQKWSVKDQTVGLGKTFSIGKIGTVAPRSPSHCWDSPERQADMLFTHLASPNPFSAAKVFQDKFDVTLLHSKPEVAAQERMVDDGHGKAEVWRIENLELVPVECKWYGFFYGGDCYLVLYTYEMNGKPHYILYIWQGRHASQDELAASAYQAVEVDRQFDGAPVQVRVTMGKEPRHFMAIFKGKLVIFEGGTSRKGSAEPDPPVRLFQIHGYDKSNTKAVEVPAFTSSLNSNDVFLLRTQTEHYLWYGKGSGGDERAAAKALAGFLCDGTESTVAEGQEPAEFWDLLGGKTPYANDKRLQQEILDVQPRLFECSNKTGRFIVTEITDFTQDDLNPGDVMLLDTWDQVFLWIGAEANATEKERALATAQEYLLTHPGGRDAGTPILIVKQGFEPPTFTGWFLAWDSHIWSAGKSYEQLKEELGDAAAIIRITAGMKDTTLSLNSEPKYYPIEVLLKNQNQELPEDVNPAKKENYLSEQDFVSVFGITRGQFAALPGWKQLQMKKEKGLF
- the AVIL gene encoding advillin isoform X1, with protein sequence MFQAQEDSSMSLSSAFRAVGNDPGIITWRIEKMELALVPLSAHGSFYEGDCYIILSTRRVGSLLSQDIHFWIGKDSSQDEQSCAAIYTTQLDDYLGGSPVQHREVQYHESDTFRGYFKQGIIYKKGGVASGMKHVETNTYDVKRLLHVKGKRNIRATEVEMSWDSFNQGDVFLLDLGKVIIQWNGPESNSGERLKAMLLAKDIRDRERGGRAEIGVIEGDKEAASPELMKVLQDTLGQRSVIKPAVPDEIIDQQQKSNITLYHVSDSAGQLAAVEVAARPLAQDLLNHDDCYILDQSGTKIYVWKGRGASKAEKQTAMSKALNFIKMKGYPSSTNVETVSDGAESAMFKQLFQKWSVKDQTVGLGKTFSIGKIGTVAPRSPSHCWDSPERQADMLFTHLASPNPFSAAKVFQDKFDVTLLHSKPEVAAQERMVDDGHGKAEVWRIENLELVPVECKWYGFFYGGDCYLVLYTYEMNGKPHYILYIWQGRHASQDELAASAYQAVEVDRQFDGAPVQVRVTMGKEPRHFMAIFKGKLVIFEGGTSRKGSAEPDPPVRLFQIHGYDKSNTKAVEVPAFTSSLNSNDVFLLRTQTEHYLWYGKGSGGDERAAAKALAGFLCDGTESTVAEGQEPAEFWDLLGGKTPYANDKRLQQEILDVQPRLFECSNKTGRFIVTEITDFTQDDLNPGDVMLLDTWDQVFLWIGAEANATEKERALATAQEYLLTHPGGRDAGTPILIVKQGFEPPTFTGWFLAWDSHIWSAGKSYEQLKEELGDAAAIIRITAGMKDTTLSLNSEPKYYPIEVLLKNQNQELPEDVNPAKKENYLSEQDFVSVFGITRGQFAALPGWKQLQMKKEKGLF
- the AVIL gene encoding advillin isoform X4; amino-acid sequence: MFQAQEDSSMSLSSAFRAVGNDPGIITWRIEKMELALVPLSAHGSFYEGDCYIILSTRRVGSLLSQDIHFWIGKDSSQDEQSCAAIYTTQLDDYLGGSPVQHREVQYHESDTFRGYFKQGIIYKKGGVASGMKHVETNTYDVKRLLHVKGKRNIRATEVEMSWDSFNQGDVFLLDLGKVIIQWNGPESNSGERLKAMLLAKDIRDRERGGRAEIGVIEGDKEAASPELMKVLQDTLGQRSVIKPAVPDEIIDQQQKSNITLYHVSDSAGQLAAVEVAARPLAQDLLNHDDCYILDQSGTKIYVWKGRGASKAEKQTAMSKALNFIKMKGYPSSTNVETVSDGAESAMFKQLFQKWSVKDQTVGLGKTFSIGKIAKVFQDKFDVTLLHSKPEVAAQERMVDDGHGKAEVWRIENLELVPVECKWYGFFYGGDCYLVLYTYEMNGKPHYILYIWQGRHASQDELAASAYQAVEVDRQFDGAPVQVRVTMGKEPRHFMAIFKGKLVIFEGGTSRKGSAEPDPPVRLFQIHGYDKSNTKAVEVPAFTSSLNSNDVFLLRTQTEHYLWYGKGSGGDERAAAKALAGFLCDGTESTVAEGQEPAEFWDLLGGKTPYANDKRLQQEILDVQPRLFECSNKTGRFIVTEITDFTQDDLNPGDVMLLDTWDQVFLWIGAEANATEKERALATAQEYLLTHPGGRDAGTPILIVKQGFEPPTFTGWFLAWDSHIWSAGKSYEQLKEELGDAAAIIRITAGMKDTTLSLNSEPKYYPIEVLLKNQNQELPEDVNPAKKENYLSEQDFVSVFGITRGQFAALPGWKQLQMKKEKGLF
- the AVIL gene encoding advillin isoform X2, with the translated sequence MSLSSAFRAVGNDPGIITWRIEKMELALVPLSAHGSFYEGDCYIILSTRRVGSLLSQDIHFWIGKDSSQDEQSCAAIYTTQLDDYLGGSPVQHREVQYHESDTFRGYFKQGIIYKKGGVASGMKHVETNTYDVKRLLHVKGKRNIRATEVEMSWDSFNQGDVFLLDLGKVIIQWNGPESNSGERLKAMLLAKDIRDRERGGRAEIGVIEGDKEAASPELMKVLQDTLGQRSVIKPAVPDEIIDQQQKSNITLYHVSDSAGQLAAVEVAARPLAQDLLNHDDCYILDQSGTKIYVWKGRGASKAEKQTAMSKALNFIKMKGYPSSTNVETVSDGAESAMFKQLFQKWSVKDQTVGLGKTFSIGKIGTVAPRSPSHCWDSPERQADMLFTHLASPNPFSAAKVFQDKFDVTLLHSKPEVAAQERMVDDGHGKAEVWRIENLELVPVECKWYGFFYGGDCYLVLYTYEMNGKPHYILYIWQGRHASQDELAASAYQAVEVDRQFDGAPVQVRVTMGKEPRHFMAIFKGKLVIFEGGTSRKGSAEPDPPVRLFQIHGYDKSNTKAVEVPAFTSSLNSNDVFLLRTQTEHYLWYGKGSGGDERAAAKALAGFLCDGTESTVAEGQEPAEFWDLLGGKTPYANDKRLQQEILDVQPRLFECSNKTGRFIVTEITDFTQDDLNPGDVMLLDTWDQVFLWIGAEANATEKERALATAQEYLLTHPGGRDAGTPILIVKQGFEPPTFTGWFLAWDSHIWSAGKSYEQLKEELGDAAAIIRITAGMKDTTLSLNSEPKYYPIEVLLKNQNQELPEDVNPAKKENYLSEQDFVSVFGITRGQFAALPGWKQLQMKKEKGLF
- the AVIL gene encoding advillin isoform X6 produces the protein MFQAQEDSSMSLSSAFRAVGNDPGIITWRIEKMELALVPLSAHGSFYEGDCYIILSTRRVGSLLSQDIHFWIGKDSSQDEQSCAAIYTTQLDDYLGGSPVQHREVQYHESDTFRGYFKQGIIYKKGGVASGMKHVETNTYDVKRLLHVKGKRNIRATEVEMSWDSFNQGDVFLLDLGKVIIQWNGPESNSGERLKAMLLAKDIRDRERGGRAEIGVIEGDKEAASPELMKVLQDTLGQRSVIKPAVPDEIIDQQQKSNITLYHVSDSAGQLAAVEVAARPLAQDLLNHDDCYILDQSGTKIYVWKGRGASKAEKQTAMSKALNFIKMKGYPSSTNVETVSDGAESAMFKQLFQKWSVKDQTVGLGKTFSIAKVFQDKFDVTLLHSKPEVAAQERMVDDGHGKAEVWRIENLELVPVECKWYGFFYGGDCYLVLYTYEMNGKPHYILYIWQGRHASQDELAASAYQAVEVDRQFDGAPVQVRVTMGKEPRHFMAIFKGKLVIFEGGTSRKGSAEPDPPVRLFQIHGYDKSNTKAVEVPAFTSSLNSNDVFLLRTQTEHYLWYGKGSGGDERAAAKALAGFLCDGTESTVAEGQEPAEFWDLLGGKTPYANDKRLQQEILDVQPRLFECSNKTGRFIVTEITDFTQDDLNPGDVMLLDTWDQVFLWIGAEANATEKERALATAQEYLLTHPGGRDAGTPILIVKQGFEPPTFTGWFLAWDSHIWSAGKSYEQLKEELGDAAAIIRITAGMKDTTLSLNSEPKYYPIEVLLKNQNQELPEDVNPAKKENYLSEQDFVSVFGITRGQFAALPGWKQLQMKKEKGLF